The following coding sequences are from one Reyranella humidisoli window:
- a CDS encoding SulP family inorganic anion transporter, whose product MKIARWVPGLAAARGYQASFLPRDLAAGVTLGAVMVPVGLAYGELAGLPLAGLYGSMLPLLAYALFGSSRHLVVGPDTAMAAIVAVAVAPLAVGDPARLGLLAAGLGVMVGLICLLSGLLRLGFVANFLSKPVITGFLHGLALVIVGAQLPKVLGLKVEGATTLDQFVATVRHLGQTNLATLAIGASCLVVILLCRRFAPRVPGAVLALAGSMLAVLLLGLDRQGVALVGRIPTGLPDLSLPLLSLADFDALLPVALVAALLSFSDTMITARAFGARHGTRVDADQELLGLGAANLVSGLSQGLPISASDTRTAVAEAAGSRTQLTMVIAAAIVAGVTLWLADLLYHLPTAALGGILIASAWGLCDVSEFRRLWRFRRSDFVAALLTMVGVVALGVMEGILVGVVFSLVLLLRALAFPSDAVLGRTPEGGWHDVAHRPDAAPVPGLLVYRFSAPLFFANCELFRDRIEARIAAAAHPVRRVVVDGGAIHDIDLMACELLVDLERELRGKGISLAFGNLRDRVRRDIERGLQLAAGDGEGDLVFPSVAAAAQADRPRP is encoded by the coding sequence ATGAAGATTGCCCGTTGGGTGCCCGGTCTTGCGGCCGCGCGTGGCTACCAGGCGTCGTTCCTGCCGCGCGACCTGGCGGCGGGTGTGACCCTGGGGGCGGTCATGGTGCCGGTCGGGCTCGCCTATGGCGAACTGGCCGGTCTTCCATTGGCCGGCCTCTACGGCAGCATGCTGCCCCTGCTGGCCTACGCCCTGTTCGGCAGCTCCCGTCATCTCGTCGTCGGGCCCGATACGGCCATGGCCGCCATCGTGGCGGTGGCCGTGGCGCCTCTGGCGGTGGGCGATCCCGCGCGACTGGGCCTGCTCGCGGCCGGTCTCGGTGTCATGGTCGGGCTGATCTGCCTGCTGTCGGGCTTGCTGCGCCTGGGTTTCGTCGCAAACTTCCTTTCCAAGCCGGTGATCACCGGCTTCCTGCACGGGCTCGCGCTCGTGATCGTGGGCGCGCAGCTGCCGAAGGTCCTTGGCCTCAAGGTCGAGGGCGCGACGACACTCGACCAGTTCGTCGCCACGGTGCGGCATCTCGGCCAAACCAACCTGGCGACCCTGGCGATCGGCGCCTCCTGTCTTGTCGTGATCCTGCTCTGCCGCCGCTTTGCGCCGCGGGTGCCCGGTGCTGTGCTGGCGCTCGCCGGATCGATGCTGGCCGTGTTGCTGCTGGGTCTCGACCGGCAGGGCGTCGCGCTTGTCGGTCGCATCCCGACCGGTCTTCCCGACCTCTCGCTGCCGCTCCTGTCGCTGGCCGATTTCGATGCACTGCTGCCGGTGGCGCTGGTCGCGGCGCTGCTTTCCTTCTCGGATACGATGATCACCGCGCGTGCCTTCGGCGCCCGCCATGGAACGCGCGTCGATGCCGACCAGGAGCTTCTGGGTCTCGGTGCCGCGAACCTGGTCTCCGGTCTCAGCCAGGGCTTGCCGATCAGCGCCAGCGATACGCGCACCGCCGTCGCCGAGGCGGCGGGCAGCCGCACGCAACTCACCATGGTCATCGCGGCCGCCATCGTGGCGGGCGTCACGCTCTGGCTCGCCGATCTTCTCTATCACCTTCCGACGGCGGCACTGGGCGGCATCCTGATCGCCTCCGCCTGGGGCCTCTGCGACGTCAGCGAATTCCGCCGCCTCTGGCGGTTCCGCCGCAGCGACTTCGTCGCCGCACTTCTCACGATGGTGGGTGTCGTGGCGCTGGGCGTCATGGAAGGCATTCTGGTGGGCGTCGTCTTTTCGCTGGTGCTGCTGTTGCGCGCCCTGGCCTTTCCGTCCGATGCAGTGCTGGGGCGAACGCCCGAGGGCGGTTGGCACGACGTCGCCCATCGACCGGACGCCGCCCCGGTGCCGGGCCTGCTGGTCTATCGCTTCTCAGCGCCGCTCTTCTTCGCCAACTGCGAGTTGTTCCGGGATCGTATCGAAGCCCGCATCGCGGCGGCGGCGCATCCGGTGAGGCGGGTCGTCGTCGATGGCGGAGCGATCCACGACATCGACCTGATGGCGTGCGAACTGCTTGTCGATCTCGAGCGCGAACTGCGGGGCAAGGGCATTTCTCTGGCGTTCGGCAATCTGCGGGATCGTGTCAGGCGCGACATCGAGCGCGGTCTCCAGCTGGCCGCCGGCGATGGCGAAGGAGATCTCGTCTTTCCGTCCGTGGCCGCCGCGGCCCAGGCGGACCGTCCCCGGCCCTGA
- the dctP gene encoding TRAP transporter substrate-binding protein DctP has product MRIFNLVVWLVAAAVAGPAAARDFTSSDIYPSDYPTVRAVAHLADLMRERSGGRLIVSTLGAADQQTENYTLGELRNGTLDMARVNLAVLNSAVPATTVLTLPYMFRSTAHERRVLDGPIGQEILATFERAGVVGLVFYDGGARSTYGVMPVRSPADLRGVKYRAQQSSNWAPMVRAMGAQPVVLPLIRVDPSMRAGLVDVADGNWSSFVALQHHRVAKFFSQTEHARSPGVVLFSRRVWDTLSDEERSIIRSAARDSVAYYRRLWDEHEAEARRTAETAGVQIVSDVDLSAFSSALVPLHDTAVSDARLKAMIDRIKADPGP; this is encoded by the coding sequence ATGCGTATCTTTAACCTCGTCGTCTGGCTGGTCGCCGCTGCTGTGGCGGGTCCGGCGGCTGCCCGAGATTTCACTTCATCGGATATCTATCCCTCCGACTATCCAACGGTACGCGCGGTGGCCCATTTGGCCGACCTGATGCGTGAACGCAGCGGTGGGCGCCTGATCGTTTCCACTCTTGGCGCCGCCGACCAGCAAACCGAAAACTACACGCTGGGCGAGCTGCGCAACGGTACGCTCGACATGGCGCGGGTGAACCTTGCCGTTCTCAACAGTGCAGTGCCTGCCACCACCGTCCTGACGCTGCCGTATATGTTTAGATCGACCGCGCACGAGCGCCGCGTGCTGGACGGACCGATCGGGCAGGAGATCCTGGCGACGTTCGAGCGCGCCGGCGTCGTCGGGCTGGTTTTCTACGATGGCGGCGCCCGGTCGACTTACGGTGTCATGCCGGTGAGGTCGCCCGCCGATCTGCGTGGCGTGAAGTATCGCGCCCAGCAATCCTCGAATTGGGCGCCCATGGTGCGCGCGATGGGGGCGCAACCCGTCGTCCTGCCGCTGATACGCGTCGACCCGTCGATGCGCGCGGGCCTCGTCGACGTGGCCGATGGCAACTGGTCGTCCTTCGTCGCCCTGCAGCATCATCGCGTCGCGAAGTTCTTCAGTCAGACGGAGCATGCCCGGTCGCCGGGTGTCGTGCTGTTCTCCCGGCGTGTCTGGGACACGTTGTCGGACGAGGAACGGTCGATCATCCGGTCTGCCGCCCGGGATTCGGTCGCCTACTACCGGCGCCTCTGGGATGAACACGAGGCCGAGGCCCGTCGTACCGCCGAGACGGCGGGCGTCCAGATCGTGAGCGACGTCGACCTGTCTGCCTTCTCCTCGGCTCTCGTGCCGCTCCATGACACCGCCGTCTCCGATGCGCGGCTCAAGGCGATGATCGACCGCATCAAGGCCGACCCGGGGCCGTAG
- the boxB gene encoding benzoyl-CoA 2,3-epoxidase subunit BoxB has translation MAIDYSQLIPNNVDLSSDRRLQRALENWQPRFLDWWKDMGPDGTSAYDVYLRTAISTDSNGWANFGYVKMPEYRWGIFLADRDPDRQIAFGDNKGKPAWQDVPGELRSTLRRLIVTQGDTEPASVEQQRLLGKTAPSLYDLRNLFQINVEEGRHLWAMVYLLHAYFGRDGREEAEAMLERHSGDPDKPRILGAFNEATPDWLSFFMFTYFTDRDGKYQLASLAESGFDPLARSCRFMLTEEAHHMFVGETGVGRILQRTCELMKEHKTDDVRSLGGIDLPTIQKYLNFHFSVSLDLFGQEASTNAANYYTQGVKGRFLETRVDDDHLLVNATYEIETVEDGRIVRKAVPALQALNERLRQDYIDDCAKGVLRWNKAIERAGINFEMKLPHRAFDRQIGAFAGLRVSPDGRVLSEAEWDAHKDKWLPTDEDRAYVTSLMGAAVTQPGQFAHWIAPPARGINNQPGDFEYVRFN, from the coding sequence ATGGCCATCGACTACAGCCAGCTCATTCCCAACAACGTCGATCTCTCGTCGGACCGCCGCCTGCAGCGCGCGCTGGAGAACTGGCAGCCGCGCTTCCTCGACTGGTGGAAGGACATGGGGCCCGACGGCACCTCGGCCTACGACGTCTATCTGCGCACGGCGATTTCCACCGATTCGAACGGCTGGGCGAACTTCGGCTACGTGAAGATGCCGGAATATCGCTGGGGCATCTTCCTGGCCGATCGCGACCCCGACCGCCAGATCGCCTTCGGCGACAACAAGGGCAAACCTGCGTGGCAGGATGTTCCCGGCGAACTGCGCTCGACCCTGCGCCGCCTGATCGTGACGCAGGGCGACACCGAGCCGGCGTCGGTCGAGCAGCAGCGCCTGCTCGGCAAGACCGCGCCCTCGCTCTACGACCTGCGCAACCTCTTCCAGATCAATGTCGAGGAAGGCCGCCACCTGTGGGCGATGGTGTACCTGCTGCACGCCTATTTCGGCCGCGACGGCCGCGAGGAAGCGGAGGCGATGCTGGAGCGGCATTCGGGCGATCCCGACAAGCCGCGAATCCTCGGCGCCTTCAACGAGGCGACGCCGGACTGGCTGTCGTTCTTCATGTTCACCTACTTCACCGACCGCGACGGCAAGTATCAGCTCGCGTCGCTGGCCGAGTCGGGCTTCGATCCGCTGGCCCGCTCCTGCCGCTTCATGCTGACCGAGGAAGCGCACCACATGTTCGTGGGCGAGACCGGCGTCGGCCGCATCCTCCAGCGCACCTGCGAGCTGATGAAGGAGCACAAGACCGACGACGTACGCAGCCTGGGCGGCATCGACCTGCCGACCATCCAGAAGTATCTCAACTTCCACTTCTCGGTGTCGCTCGACCTGTTCGGCCAGGAAGCCTCGACCAATGCGGCCAACTACTACACCCAGGGCGTGAAGGGCCGTTTCCTCGAGACGCGGGTCGACGACGACCACCTGCTCGTGAACGCGACCTACGAGATCGAGACGGTCGAGGACGGCCGTATCGTCAGGAAGGCTGTGCCGGCCCTTCAGGCGCTGAACGAGCGGCTGCGCCAGGACTATATCGACGACTGCGCCAAAGGCGTGCTGCGCTGGAACAAGGCGATCGAGCGCGCCGGCATCAACTTCGAGATGAAACTGCCGCATCGCGCCTTCGACCGGCAGATCGGCGCCTTCGCGGGCCTGCGCGTCTCGCCGGACGGCAGGGTCCTCAGCGAGGCCGAATGGGACGCCCACAAGGACAAGTGGCTGCCGACCGACGAGGACCGCGCCTACGTCACCTCGCTGATGGGGGCCGCCGTGACCCAGCCCGGCCAGTTCGCCCACTGGATCGCCCCGCCCGCGCGCGGCATCAACAACCAGCCGGGCGACTTCGAGTACGTCCGCTTCAACTGA
- the boxC gene encoding 2,3-epoxybenzoyl-CoA dihydrolase, with protein MDPAAAPIDFRTDPSRYKHWKLTFENGVAYLTMDVNEDGGLKPGYKLKLNSYDLGVDIELADAVQRLRFEHPEIGAVVIRSQRDRIFCSGANINMLGLSTHDHKVNFCKFTNETRLSIEDASIHSGQTYICSINGIAAGGGYELALACEQILLADDGSSAVSLPELPLLAVLPGTGGLTRLVDKRMVRRDHADFFCTTAEGMRGKRARDWRLVDQLIPPSKLVEQTQKIAEEIAAKSSRSKHAKGIALPTVERRIEGDTLRYANLTVEIDREGRSAKFRLNGPAAAPPSDVHAAGAAFWPLALAREFDDAMMHLRLNETEIGTWVLTSQGDAALVEAYDALLAKNSGDWLVREIVLYWKRTLKRLDVSSRSLIALIEPGSCFTGTLLEVALAADRSYMLDGVFEGSNLPAATLRLTSMNFGPYPMGNGLTRLTTRFLYDPSLVDDLKGEIGEALDAAAAEEAGLVTFTPDDIDWEDEVRLAVEERAGFSPDGLIGMEANLRFPGPETMETKIFARLSAWQNWIFQRPNATGPEGALKLYGTGKQSKYDRKRA; from the coding sequence GGACCCCGCCGCCGCGCCCATCGATTTCCGCACCGACCCCAGCCGCTACAAGCACTGGAAGCTCACGTTCGAGAACGGCGTCGCCTACCTCACCATGGACGTGAACGAGGATGGCGGGCTGAAGCCCGGCTACAAGCTGAAGCTCAACTCCTACGATCTCGGCGTCGACATCGAGCTGGCGGACGCGGTGCAGCGGCTGCGCTTCGAGCATCCCGAGATCGGCGCCGTCGTCATCCGCTCGCAGCGCGACCGCATCTTCTGCTCCGGCGCCAACATCAACATGCTTGGCCTGTCGACGCACGATCACAAGGTGAACTTCTGCAAGTTCACCAACGAGACGCGCCTCTCGATCGAGGATGCGAGCATCCATTCCGGCCAGACCTACATCTGCTCGATCAACGGCATCGCGGCCGGCGGCGGCTACGAGCTGGCGCTGGCCTGCGAGCAGATCTTGCTGGCCGACGACGGATCGAGCGCGGTGTCGCTGCCCGAACTGCCCTTGCTCGCGGTGCTGCCCGGTACCGGCGGCCTCACGCGCCTGGTCGACAAGCGCATGGTGCGCCGCGACCATGCCGACTTCTTCTGCACCACCGCCGAGGGCATGCGCGGCAAGCGCGCGCGCGACTGGCGTCTGGTCGACCAGTTGATCCCGCCGTCGAAACTCGTCGAGCAGACGCAGAAGATCGCCGAGGAGATTGCGGCCAAGTCGTCCCGCTCGAAGCATGCCAAGGGCATCGCGCTGCCAACCGTGGAGCGCCGGATCGAGGGCGACACGCTGCGCTACGCCAATCTCACCGTCGAGATCGATCGCGAGGGCCGCTCGGCGAAGTTCCGCCTGAACGGCCCGGCCGCCGCGCCGCCGTCCGACGTCCATGCCGCCGGCGCCGCCTTCTGGCCGCTGGCGCTGGCGCGCGAGTTCGACGATGCGATGATGCACCTGCGCCTCAACGAGACCGAGATCGGCACCTGGGTGCTGACCAGCCAGGGTGATGCCGCACTTGTCGAGGCCTATGACGCGCTGCTGGCCAAGAATTCCGGCGACTGGCTGGTGCGCGAGATCGTGCTCTACTGGAAGCGCACACTGAAGCGCCTCGACGTGAGTTCGCGCAGCCTGATCGCGCTGATCGAGCCGGGCTCGTGCTTCACCGGCACGCTGCTCGAAGTGGCACTTGCGGCCGACCGCTCCTACATGCTGGACGGCGTGTTCGAGGGCTCGAACCTGCCGGCCGCCACGCTGCGCCTCACGAGCATGAATTTCGGTCCTTACCCGATGGGCAACGGGCTGACGCGGCTCACGACGCGCTTCCTGTATGACCCGTCGCTGGTCGACGACCTCAAGGGCGAGATCGGCGAGGCGCTGGACGCCGCCGCCGCCGAGGAAGCCGGCCTCGTCACCTTCACGCCGGACGACATCGACTGGGAAGACGAAGTACGCCTCGCCGTCGAGGAGCGCGCCGGCTTCTCGCCCGACGGGCTGATCGGCATGGAGGCGAACCTGCGCTTCCCCGGCCCCGAGACGATGGAGACCAAGATCTTCGCGCGCCTCTCGGCGTGGCAGAACTGGATATTCCAGCGCCCCAACGCGACCGGCCCCGAGGGTGCGCTGAAACTCTACGGCACGGGCAAGCAGAGCAAGTACGACCGCAAGCGGGCTTAA